In a genomic window of Amycolatopsis japonica:
- a CDS encoding bifunctional nuclease family protein — MISMDVEGMAVLAPEAAPVMLLREREGERRWLAITIGGPEASAVALAQERIRPRPGTIELIGQVVESFGHRVTGVQVTALRDGIFFADLVLDSGIRVSARPSDAVAIGLRAGVGIEVADAVLEVASVRVEIVGAGPDAELPSVPSDPVAQEREVEEFRAALDKIAPEDFGDQPPAD; from the coding sequence ATGATTTCGATGGACGTCGAGGGGATGGCAGTCCTGGCCCCGGAAGCGGCACCGGTGATGCTGCTGCGGGAACGGGAGGGCGAACGCCGCTGGCTGGCGATCACGATCGGCGGCCCGGAGGCCAGCGCGGTGGCGCTCGCGCAGGAACGGATCCGGCCCCGTCCCGGCACGATCGAGCTGATCGGCCAGGTGGTCGAGTCGTTCGGGCACCGGGTCACCGGAGTCCAGGTCACCGCGTTGCGGGACGGCATCTTCTTCGCCGATCTCGTACTCGATTCCGGGATCCGCGTTTCGGCCCGGCCGAGCGACGCGGTCGCGATCGGTTTGCGGGCCGGGGTCGGGATCGAGGTGGCGGACGCGGTGCTGGAGGTCGCTTCGGTGCGGGTCGAGATCGTGGGGGCCGGGCCGGACGCCGAACTGCCGTCGGTGCCGTCCGACCCCGTCGCGCAGGAACGGGAGGTCGAGGAGTTCCGGGCGGCGCTGGACAAGATCGCGCCGGAGGATTTCGGGGATCAGCCGCCCGCCGACTAG
- a CDS encoding HNH endonuclease signature motif containing protein: MDTLNATVARLKEITSSEVLREVNASLDTLGDNDAVDAAVAASEGIARLEAVRFRALDRLSRHRGGAGSVVQEVAFALSVVDGHAAGLVSTAEALTTRLPRTLGLLDAGKVGGYGAMKVAAATAWLSDVDARAVDAVLEDRIPDRNSDQIRKAANHAAMMADRDGASRRAERNRSGRRLSIRQSDTGVASIEVEDGPVEKVAAAYTRIDREARALRADGETRTLDQLRADVALDLLLGGQGGKSERAEVFLYMDLNTYLGLNDDPAEMAGHGHIPASLAREIAGGSNTVLRRIITDPLSGQVLDLGRDRYRPTAGLDEFVRVRDRECRRPGCHRVAQACDLDHSLPWQHGGHTADTELIDLCRRDHRLKDEPGWNYRLGSDGTLTITTPTGQSYDSSPPPLHEPRGEEPPPF, translated from the coding sequence GTGGACACTCTCAACGCCACTGTGGCGCGTTTGAAGGAAATCACGTCGTCGGAAGTTTTGCGGGAGGTTAATGCTTCGCTGGATACGTTGGGGGACAACGATGCCGTGGATGCCGCCGTCGCTGCTTCGGAAGGCATCGCGCGGCTGGAGGCTGTTCGGTTCCGTGCTTTGGATCGGTTGAGTCGACATCGTGGTGGTGCTGGCAGTGTGGTGCAGGAGGTCGCGTTCGCTCTGTCCGTTGTGGACGGTCATGCCGCTGGTCTGGTCTCTACGGCTGAGGCGTTGACGACTCGTCTGCCGCGTACGTTGGGTTTGTTGGATGCCGGGAAGGTCGGCGGGTACGGGGCGATGAAGGTCGCCGCGGCCACTGCCTGGCTCTCGGACGTCGATGCTCGCGCGGTGGACGCGGTCCTGGAAGATCGGATACCGGACCGGAACTCGGATCAGATCCGGAAGGCGGCCAACCACGCGGCGATGATGGCCGACCGTGACGGCGCCTCTCGCCGTGCCGAGCGGAATCGGAGCGGGCGTCGCCTATCGATCCGGCAGAGCGACACCGGCGTGGCCTCCATCGAAGTCGAAGACGGGCCCGTCGAGAAGGTCGCCGCCGCCTATACGCGGATCGACCGCGAAGCCCGCGCCCTGCGGGCCGACGGGGAGACCCGCACCCTGGACCAGCTACGTGCTGACGTCGCCCTTGATCTCTTGCTGGGTGGCCAGGGCGGGAAGAGCGAACGGGCCGAAGTGTTCCTCTACATGGACCTGAACACCTACCTCGGGCTGAACGATGATCCCGCCGAGATGGCCGGGCATGGCCATATCCCCGCCTCGTTGGCCCGTGAGATCGCCGGCGGGTCGAATACGGTGTTGCGGCGGATCATCACCGACCCGCTCTCGGGGCAGGTTCTCGATCTTGGCCGCGACCGCTACCGGCCCACTGCCGGTCTCGACGAGTTCGTTCGAGTCCGGGATCGCGAGTGCCGAAGACCCGGCTGCCACCGCGTCGCCCAAGCCTGCGACCTCGACCACTCCCTGCCATGGCAACACGGCGGCCACACCGCCGATACCGAGCTGATTGACCTGTGCCGCCGTGATCATCGGTTGAAGGACGAACCTGGCTGGAACTACCGGTTGGGTTCTGATGGGACTCTCACGATCACCACGCCCACCGGGCAGAGCTACGACAGCTCGCCTCCGCCACTGCACGAACCCCGCGGCGAGGAACCACCACCGTTCTGA
- a CDS encoding glycosyltransferase → MGRFLFVTPPLTGHVNPAVGVAAALTARGHEVAWAGRPEVIRRLAGDGAKVFPCAVPRRLPERDASLKGPAAFRFLWEEFLIPLAEAMAPGVRAAIGRFRPQVVVADQQAIAGGLVADGLGLPWVTSATTSAELVDPLAGLPKVAAWLDDLLDGLRARIDGGPADPRMSPHGVLAFTTRELLGPAALPSRVRLVGPSIGGCAPTGGFPWDRLDPAVPAVFVTLGTANADAAGNFLRAAARGLSDVDGIQTVIADPGGAVGPVGDTVLVVPQVPQMALLARMDAVVCHGGHNTVCESLWHGVPLVVAPIRDDQPIIAGQVVDAGAGVRLRFGKAKPERIAAAVTKVLGDPGYRSAAEKVGASFREAGGAATAADHLEELLG, encoded by the coding sequence GTGGGCAGATTCCTCTTCGTCACCCCGCCGCTGACCGGGCATGTGAACCCCGCTGTCGGGGTCGCGGCGGCCCTCACCGCGCGCGGGCACGAGGTCGCCTGGGCTGGGCGGCCTGAGGTCATCCGGCGGCTCGCCGGCGACGGCGCCAAGGTGTTCCCGTGCGCCGTCCCGCGTCGCCTGCCCGAACGCGACGCGAGCCTCAAGGGACCGGCGGCGTTCCGGTTCCTGTGGGAGGAGTTCCTGATCCCGCTGGCCGAGGCGATGGCACCCGGGGTCCGCGCCGCGATCGGCCGGTTCCGGCCGCAGGTGGTGGTCGCCGACCAGCAGGCCATCGCGGGCGGTCTCGTCGCCGACGGGCTCGGCCTGCCGTGGGTCACCTCCGCGACGACGTCCGCGGAACTCGTCGATCCCCTGGCCGGGCTCCCCAAGGTGGCGGCCTGGCTCGACGACCTCCTCGACGGCCTGCGCGCGCGGATCGACGGCGGGCCCGCCGATCCCCGGATGTCGCCGCACGGCGTGCTCGCGTTCACCACCCGGGAACTGCTCGGCCCGGCCGCGTTGCCGAGCCGGGTCCGGCTGGTCGGGCCGTCCATCGGCGGGTGCGCGCCCACCGGCGGCTTCCCGTGGGACCGGCTCGACCCGGCGGTGCCCGCCGTGTTCGTCACGCTCGGCACCGCGAACGCCGACGCCGCCGGGAACTTCCTCCGCGCGGCCGCCCGGGGACTCTCCGACGTCGACGGGATCCAGACCGTCATCGCCGATCCAGGCGGTGCCGTGGGCCCGGTGGGGGACACGGTGCTCGTGGTGCCACAGGTGCCCCAGATGGCACTTCTGGCCCGCATGGACGCGGTCGTCTGCCACGGCGGGCACAACACCGTCTGCGAAAGCCTGTGGCACGGGGTGCCGCTCGTGGTCGCGCCGATCCGGGACGACCAGCCGATCATCGCCGGCCAGGTCGTCGACGCGGGCGCCGGTGTCCGGCTGCGGTTCGGCAAGGCGAAACCCGAACGGATCGCGGCCGCCGTGACGAAGGTGCTGGGCGATCCGGGGTACCGTTCGGCCGCCGAGAAGGTGGGCGCCTCGTTCCGGGAGGCGGGCGGGGCCGCGACGGCGGCGGACCATCTGGAGGAGCTGCTCGGCTAG
- a CDS encoding serine hydrolase domain-containing protein, protein MNHAAVCAAAAAQRARVTPGIDDMGRYLESQVADVSHREVIGPALPGSGASGVVVFRGERVASWGDPEVPEMAFSATKSVVSTVAGLAFDAGLIPDVHQPVTDTLDMPELDGPSAITWHHLLQQTSQWDGELWGKPAWADAGSLGPGSASPDAPPGAGWAYNDVRVNLLCLALTRLFGRPLPSVLRDRVLGPMGASGTWSWHGYRGATTHIDGEAVPVVSGGAHWGGGLWISAHDLALLGLLYLRDGEHHDRRLLSREWIDRTWSPCDHNPDYGYLWWLNDRRRVFPAAPPSGRCARGNGGRHLLWVDPERDLVIVSRWGEEAGRLLHEVSAAIS, encoded by the coding sequence ATGAATCACGCCGCCGTCTGTGCCGCCGCGGCGGCGCAGCGGGCACGGGTCACGCCGGGTATCGACGACATGGGCCGCTATCTGGAATCCCAGGTGGCCGATGTTTCCCACCGCGAGGTGATCGGGCCGGCGCTGCCCGGCTCCGGGGCGAGCGGGGTGGTCGTCTTCCGCGGGGAACGCGTCGCGTCCTGGGGTGATCCCGAGGTGCCGGAAATGGCGTTCAGCGCCACCAAAAGTGTCGTGTCGACCGTCGCGGGCCTCGCCTTCGACGCCGGCCTGATCCCGGACGTCCACCAGCCGGTGACCGACACCCTCGACATGCCCGAGCTGGACGGCCCGAGCGCGATCACCTGGCACCACCTGCTGCAGCAGACCAGTCAATGGGACGGTGAACTCTGGGGCAAACCGGCGTGGGCGGACGCCGGGAGCCTCGGTCCGGGCAGCGCGTCGCCGGACGCCCCGCCGGGCGCCGGGTGGGCGTACAACGACGTCCGGGTGAACCTGCTCTGCCTCGCCCTCACCCGCCTGTTCGGCCGGCCGCTGCCCTCGGTGCTGCGGGACCGCGTCCTCGGGCCGATGGGCGCGTCCGGCACCTGGTCGTGGCACGGCTACCGCGGGGCGACGACCCACATCGACGGTGAAGCCGTTCCCGTCGTCAGCGGCGGAGCGCACTGGGGAGGCGGGCTGTGGATCTCCGCCCACGACCTCGCCCTGCTCGGCCTGCTCTACCTTCGCGACGGCGAGCACCACGACCGCCGTCTGCTCAGCCGCGAGTGGATCGATCGCACCTGGAGCCCGTGCGACCACAACCCGGATTACGGCTACCTCTGGTGGCTCAACGACCGTCGGCGGGTCTTCCCGGCCGCTCCGCCGAGTGGCCGGTGTGCCCGCGGGAACGGCGGCAGGCACCTGCTGTGGGTCGATCCCGAACGCGACCTCGTCATCGTCTCCCGCTGGGGTGAGGAGGCCGGACGGTTGCTGCACGAGGTCTCGGCCGCGATCTCCTAG
- the ctaD gene encoding aa3-type cytochrome oxidase subunit I, with translation MTAVKPSPRPEAVRFGGRIRAPKGSVFLGVVRTTDHKTIGVLYLSTSFAFFLIGGFMALLMRGELGRPGMQFLSQEQYNQLFTMHGLIMLLLYATPNLFAFANYILPLQIGSPDVAFPRLNAFSYWLYLFGGLMVLSSFLTPSGAPDFGWTMYTPLSNAAHTPGVGADLVIMGLIVSGLGTILGAVNMVTTILCLRAPGMTMWRLPLFTWNIVFTTILILAVFPILTAALFGLEADRRLGAHVFDPANGGAILFQHLFWFFGHPEVYIVALPYFGIITEIVPVFSRKPLFGYKLMVFATIAITALSFAVWAHHMFATGAVLLPFFSIMTFLIAVPTGIKFFNWIGTMWKGQLTFESPMLWSIGFMVTFLLGGLTGIILAAPPLDFHIHDTYFVVAHFHYVLFGTIVFATFAGIYFWFPKMTGRMLDERLAKLHFWTTFIGFHMTFLVQHWLGNEGMPRRYADYLSTDGFTLLHTISTIGAFLLGASVLPFLWNVVRSYRFGEVVEVDDPWGHGNSLEWATTCPPPRHNFFDLPRIRSERPAFELHYPHMVPRLRAEGKVSRPRE, from the coding sequence ATGACCGCCGTGAAGCCCTCTCCGCGCCCGGAGGCCGTCCGCTTCGGCGGGCGGATCCGTGCCCCCAAGGGGAGTGTGTTCCTCGGCGTCGTCCGCACCACCGACCACAAGACGATCGGCGTGCTCTACCTGAGCACCTCGTTCGCGTTCTTCCTCATCGGCGGCTTCATGGCGCTGCTGATGCGCGGCGAGTTGGGCAGGCCGGGGATGCAGTTCCTGTCGCAGGAGCAGTACAACCAGCTGTTCACCATGCACGGCCTGATCATGCTGCTGCTGTACGCGACGCCGAATCTCTTCGCCTTCGCCAACTACATTCTCCCGCTGCAGATCGGGTCGCCGGACGTCGCCTTCCCGCGGCTGAACGCGTTCTCGTACTGGCTCTACCTCTTCGGTGGGCTGATGGTGCTCAGCTCGTTCCTGACGCCGAGCGGCGCGCCCGACTTCGGGTGGACGATGTACACGCCGCTGTCCAACGCCGCGCACACGCCGGGAGTGGGCGCCGATCTGGTGATCATGGGCCTGATCGTGTCCGGGCTCGGGACGATCCTCGGCGCGGTCAACATGGTCACCACGATCCTCTGCCTGCGCGCGCCCGGGATGACCATGTGGCGGCTGCCGCTGTTCACCTGGAACATCGTGTTCACCACGATCCTGATCCTTGCCGTCTTCCCGATCCTCACCGCGGCGCTGTTCGGGCTGGAGGCGGACCGGCGGCTCGGCGCGCACGTCTTCGATCCGGCCAACGGCGGGGCGATCCTGTTCCAGCACCTGTTCTGGTTCTTCGGGCATCCCGAGGTGTACATCGTCGCGTTGCCGTATTTCGGCATCATCACCGAGATCGTGCCGGTGTTCAGCCGGAAACCGTTGTTCGGCTACAAACTCATGGTGTTCGCGACGATCGCGATCACCGCGCTGTCGTTCGCCGTGTGGGCGCACCACATGTTCGCCACCGGCGCGGTGCTGCTGCCGTTCTTCTCCATCATGACCTTCCTGATCGCGGTGCCGACCGGGATCAAGTTCTTCAACTGGATCGGCACCATGTGGAAGGGGCAGCTCACCTTCGAGTCGCCGATGCTGTGGTCGATCGGGTTCATGGTGACGTTCCTGCTCGGCGGGCTGACCGGGATCATCCTCGCCGCGCCACCGCTGGACTTCCACATCCACGACACGTATTTCGTGGTGGCGCATTTCCATTACGTGCTGTTCGGCACCATCGTGTTCGCCACCTTCGCCGGGATCTACTTCTGGTTCCCCAAGATGACCGGGCGGATGCTCGACGAGCGGCTCGCGAAGCTCCATTTCTGGACCACGTTCATCGGCTTCCACATGACGTTCCTCGTCCAGCACTGGCTCGGCAACGAAGGAATGCCGCGCCGCTACGCCGACTACCTGAGCACGGACGGTTTCACCCTGTTGCACACCATTTCCACGATCGGCGCGTTCCTGCTGGGCGCGTCGGTGCTGCCGTTCCTCTGGAACGTCGTCCGCAGTTACCGGTTCGGGGAGGTCGTCGAAGTCGACGACCCGTGGGGACACGGGAACTCCCTGGAGTGGGCGACGACCTGTCCGCCGCCCCGGCACAACTTCTTCGATCTGCCGAGGATCCGGTCGGAACGGCCGGCGTTCGAACTCCACTACCCGCACATGGTTCCCCGGCTGCGCGCCGAGGGAAAGGTGAGCCGACCCAGGGAATGA
- a CDS encoding ATP-binding protein → MFSRVAIVNRGEAAMRLIHAVRELSAETGRRIETVALFTDADRSATFVREADISYNLGPASARPYLDFAVLERALTETGADAAWVGWGFVAEDPAFAELCERLGVTFIGPSADAMRKLGDKIGAKLIAEEVGVPVAPWSRGAVADLDAAIKAAAEIGYPLMLKATAGGGGRGIRVITSADELKDAYERTSLEAERAFGSGVVFLERLVTGARHVEVQVIADGQGTAWALGVRDCSVQRRNQKIIEESASPVLSPEQADELKRSAERLALAVEYRGAGTVEFLYHPGDKLFAFLEVNTRLQVEHPITELTTGMDLVKAQLHVASGGKLDGVQPAEFGHAVEARLNAEDPDRDFAPSPGRIARLDLPAGPGIRVDTGVSEGDTIPADFDSMIAKIIAYGRDRDEALGRLRRAMAQTTVIIEGGATNKSFVLDLLDQPEVIDGSADTGWIDRVRGEGKLVTHRHSAIALAAAAIEAYEDEEAVERQRLLSTAHGGRPQVQHESGRPLDLKLRGAAYRVSVARIGHRRFRVGVSAGGGDIHPADVEVDRFDEHTGQITVNGTRFRLVTGTHGPIHLVEVDGITHRISRDEGGVVRSPAPALVVATPLEVGAEVEAGAPVLVLESMKMETVLRAPFRAKLRECVVSVGSQVETGAPLLRLEPVAEEGEEVAEDTGSVEIELPAEPDGTSAVQRITRGQQDLRSLLLGFDVDPHDERRTLSAYLAARAELEGNGDRPLEGEVELLTVFADLSELMRNKPMREDAKADTRVHSAREFFHTYLQSLDVERAGLSESFQNKLKKVLAHYGIKDLERTPELEEAVFRIFLAQQRTSSDVAIVTALLRQWLTEPQPFESMREPAGKALEQLIAATQLRFPVVGDLARSVVFRWFAQPLLRRTRAEAYSEVRKHLRHLDLNPDSPDRAERIASMLASAQPLVRLLGQRIGRPGTDHSPLLEVLSRRYYGNRALSDVQQVTVGGCTFVTGDYADANERFHMVTTAVDRAGLPGAIKAVADLAAQLPADTDVEADLYLTWDDESADDDAMAAGLREVLTSGALPSRIRRITTTVAGHGGAVMHHHFTFRPSSTGFSEERLIRGLHPLIAQRMQLQRLANFDLTRLPSGDEDVYLFKCVSPMNPSDQRLVALAQVRDLTPLRDNDGKLLALPAVEGTLAGCLDAIREVQAKLPPKKRFDTNRIMLYVWPTSELTGEELDTVAQRVQPSTAGAGLEEVQFLGRQRDRATGEVKEVAVRIGYDVSGGVQMSLSEPTTEPILPLDDYRQNVLRARRRDTVYPYELTEMLGSFTEYDMDDTNTLVPVDRKKGRNKAAIVAGVVTTPTERHPEGVKRVVLLGDPTKALGALSEPECSRVIAALDLAERLRVPLEWYALSAGARISMESGTENMDWVAAALKRIVHFTQDGGEINIVVAGINVGAQPYWNAEATMLMHTKGILVMTPDSAMVLTGKQSLDFSGGVSAEDNFGIGGYDRVMGPNGQAQYWAPNLAAARDVLMSHYDHTYVAPDESGPRKAVTNDPIDRDISSFPHAAVDSDFTTVGQIFSREANPDRKKPFDIRTVMRALSDQDHPVLERWPGMADAETAAVQDVHLGGRPVCLLGIESRSVPRRGFPPTDGPDTYTAGTLFPRSSKKAARAINAASGNRPLVVLANLSGFDGSPESMRKLQLEYGAEIGRAIVNFEGPIVFTVISRYHGGAFVVFSKALNPNMTVLALEGSFASVLGGAPAAAVVFAGEVNARTAADQRVRSLTEKLSGAVGAERAALAAELAEVQSSVRAEKLGAVASEFDGVHSIERAVKVGSVDAIISAAEMRPRIIEAIEAGLAKQ, encoded by the coding sequence GTGTTCAGTCGTGTCGCCATCGTCAACCGCGGAGAAGCCGCGATGCGGCTCATCCACGCCGTCCGCGAGCTTTCGGCGGAGACCGGACGGCGGATCGAGACCGTCGCGCTCTTCACGGACGCGGACCGGTCGGCGACGTTCGTGCGGGAAGCCGACATCAGCTACAACCTCGGGCCCGCGTCGGCGCGCCCCTATCTCGATTTCGCCGTGCTGGAGCGGGCCCTGACCGAGACCGGGGCCGACGCGGCCTGGGTCGGCTGGGGTTTCGTGGCCGAGGATCCGGCCTTCGCGGAGCTGTGTGAGCGGCTGGGCGTCACCTTCATCGGTCCGAGCGCGGACGCGATGCGCAAACTCGGCGACAAGATCGGCGCGAAGCTGATCGCCGAAGAGGTCGGCGTGCCCGTCGCTCCCTGGAGCCGCGGCGCGGTCGCGGATCTCGACGCCGCCATCAAGGCCGCCGCCGAGATCGGTTATCCGCTGATGCTCAAGGCGACCGCCGGCGGCGGCGGTCGCGGTATCCGCGTCATCACCTCCGCCGACGAGCTCAAGGACGCCTACGAGCGCACCAGCCTGGAGGCCGAGCGCGCCTTCGGCAGCGGCGTCGTCTTCCTGGAGCGCCTGGTCACCGGCGCCCGGCACGTCGAGGTCCAGGTCATCGCCGACGGCCAGGGCACCGCGTGGGCGCTCGGCGTCCGCGACTGTTCGGTGCAGCGCCGCAACCAGAAGATCATCGAGGAGTCCGCCTCCCCGGTCCTGAGCCCCGAGCAGGCCGACGAACTCAAGCGGTCCGCCGAGCGGCTCGCGCTCGCGGTCGAGTACCGCGGCGCCGGAACGGTCGAGTTCCTCTACCACCCCGGCGACAAGCTGTTCGCGTTCCTCGAGGTGAACACCCGCCTGCAGGTCGAGCACCCGATCACCGAGCTGACCACCGGCATGGACCTGGTCAAGGCCCAGCTGCACGTCGCTTCCGGCGGCAAGCTCGACGGCGTCCAGCCCGCCGAGTTCGGTCACGCCGTCGAGGCGCGGCTCAACGCCGAGGACCCGGACCGCGACTTCGCGCCGTCCCCGGGCCGCATCGCCCGTCTGGACCTGCCCGCCGGCCCCGGTATCCGCGTCGACACCGGGGTCAGCGAAGGCGACACCATCCCGGCAGACTTCGACTCGATGATCGCGAAGATCATCGCCTACGGCCGCGACCGTGACGAGGCGCTCGGCCGTCTGCGCCGCGCGATGGCGCAGACCACGGTCATCATCGAGGGCGGCGCGACCAACAAGAGCTTCGTCCTCGACCTGCTCGACCAGCCCGAGGTGATCGACGGCAGCGCCGACACCGGCTGGATCGACCGCGTCCGCGGTGAAGGCAAGCTGGTCACCCACCGCCATTCGGCGATCGCGCTCGCGGCCGCCGCGATCGAGGCCTACGAGGACGAGGAAGCCGTCGAGCGTCAGCGGCTCCTGTCCACCGCGCACGGCGGCCGTCCGCAGGTCCAGCACGAGAGCGGCCGACCGCTCGACCTGAAGCTGCGCGGCGCCGCGTACCGCGTGAGCGTCGCCAGGATCGGCCACCGCCGGTTCCGCGTCGGTGTGTCGGCGGGCGGCGGCGACATCCACCCCGCCGACGTCGAGGTAGACCGGTTCGACGAGCACACCGGCCAGATCACCGTCAACGGCACCCGGTTCCGCCTGGTCACCGGCACCCACGGCCCGATCCACCTGGTCGAGGTCGACGGCATCACCCACCGCATCAGCCGGGACGAGGGCGGCGTCGTCCGCTCCCCCGCGCCCGCGCTCGTCGTCGCGACCCCGCTGGAGGTCGGCGCCGAGGTCGAGGCAGGCGCACCCGTGCTGGTGCTGGAAAGCATGAAGATGGAGACGGTGCTCCGCGCGCCGTTCCGCGCGAAGCTGCGTGAGTGCGTCGTCTCGGTCGGCAGCCAGGTCGAGACCGGCGCTCCCCTGCTGCGGCTCGAACCGGTGGCGGAGGAAGGCGAAGAGGTCGCCGAGGACACCGGCAGCGTCGAGATCGAGCTCCCCGCGGAGCCGGACGGCACGTCTGCGGTCCAGCGGATCACGCGGGGACAACAGGATCTGCGCAGTCTCCTGCTCGGTTTCGACGTCGACCCGCACGACGAGCGCCGCACGCTCAGCGCGTACCTGGCCGCTCGCGCCGAACTCGAGGGCAACGGCGACCGCCCGTTGGAGGGCGAGGTCGAACTGCTGACCGTGTTCGCCGACCTGTCCGAGCTGATGCGCAACAAGCCGATGCGCGAGGATGCCAAGGCGGACACCCGGGTGCACAGCGCCCGCGAGTTCTTCCACACCTACCTGCAGAGCCTCGACGTCGAACGCGCCGGGCTGTCGGAGTCGTTCCAGAACAAGCTCAAGAAGGTGCTGGCGCATTACGGCATCAAGGATCTGGAGCGCACGCCGGAGCTGGAGGAAGCGGTCTTCCGCATCTTCCTCGCCCAGCAGCGCACCTCGTCCGACGTCGCGATCGTCACCGCGCTGCTGCGGCAGTGGCTCACCGAGCCGCAGCCGTTCGAGTCGATGCGCGAGCCGGCGGGCAAGGCGCTGGAGCAGCTCATCGCCGCCACCCAGCTCCGCTTCCCGGTCGTCGGCGACCTGGCCCGCAGCGTCGTGTTCCGCTGGTTCGCCCAGCCGCTGCTGCGCCGCACCCGCGCCGAGGCGTACAGCGAGGTCCGCAAACACCTGCGGCACCTCGACCTGAACCCGGATTCGCCGGACCGCGCCGAGCGGATCGCGAGCATGCTGGCCAGCGCCCAGCCGCTGGTCCGCCTGCTCGGGCAGCGGATCGGCCGCCCCGGCACCGATCACAGCCCGCTGCTGGAGGTGCTGAGCCGCCGCTACTACGGCAACCGCGCACTCTCCGACGTCCAGCAGGTGACCGTCGGCGGATGCACCTTCGTCACCGGTGACTACGCCGACGCCAACGAGCGGTTCCACATGGTCACCACCGCCGTCGACCGCGCCGGGCTGCCCGGGGCGATCAAGGCGGTCGCCGATCTCGCCGCCCAGCTGCCCGCCGACACCGACGTCGAGGCGGACCTCTACCTGACGTGGGACGACGAGTCGGCCGACGACGACGCGATGGCCGCGGGGCTGCGCGAGGTCCTCACCTCCGGGGCGTTGCCGAGCCGGATCCGGCGCATCACCACCACGGTCGCCGGGCACGGCGGCGCGGTGATGCACCACCACTTCACCTTCCGCCCGTCCTCGACCGGGTTCAGCGAGGAGCGGCTGATCCGCGGTCTGCACCCGCTGATCGCCCAGCGGATGCAGTTGCAGCGGCTGGCGAACTTCGACCTCACGCGACTACCGTCGGGTGACGAGGACGTCTACCTGTTCAAATGCGTCTCACCGATGAACCCGTCGGATCAGCGGCTGGTCGCGCTCGCCCAGGTCCGCGACCTGACCCCGTTGCGGGACAACGACGGCAAGCTGCTGGCCCTGCCCGCGGTCGAAGGCACGCTGGCGGGCTGCCTCGACGCGATCCGCGAGGTGCAGGCGAAGCTTCCGCCGAAGAAGCGCTTCGACACCAACCGGATCATGCTGTACGTCTGGCCGACCAGTGAGCTCACCGGCGAAGAGCTCGACACGGTCGCCCAGCGCGTGCAGCCGTCGACGGCGGGCGCGGGTCTCGAAGAGGTCCAGTTCCTCGGCAGGCAGCGCGATCGCGCGACCGGCGAGGTCAAAGAGGTCGCCGTGCGCATCGGCTACGACGTGAGCGGCGGCGTGCAGATGTCGCTGTCCGAGCCCACCACCGAGCCGATCCTCCCGCTCGACGACTACCGCCAGAACGTGCTGCGCGCCCGTCGCCGCGACACCGTGTACCCGTACGAGCTGACCGAGATGCTCGGTTCGTTCACCGAGTACGACATGGACGACACGAACACCCTCGTCCCGGTCGACCGGAAGAAGGGCCGCAACAAGGCGGCGATCGTCGCCGGTGTGGTCACCACGCCGACCGAGCGCCACCCCGAGGGCGTCAAACGCGTGGTGCTGCTGGGCGACCCGACGAAGGCGCTCGGCGCGCTGTCGGAGCCGGAGTGCTCGCGGGTGATCGCGGCGCTGGACCTCGCCGAGCGGCTGCGGGTCCCGCTGGAGTGGTACGCGCTCTCGGCTGGCGCCCGGATCTCGATGGAGTCCGGTACCGAGAACATGGACTGGGTCGCGGCCGCGCTCAAGCGGATCGTGCACTTCACCCAGGACGGCGGCGAGATCAACATCGTGGTCGCCGGGATCAACGTCGGCGCCCAGCCGTACTGGAACGCCGAAGCGACGATGCTCATGCACACCAAGGGAATCCTGGTGATGACGCCGGATTCCGCGATGGTGCTGACCGGTAAGCAGTCCCTCGACTTCTCCGGTGGCGTCTCGGCCGAGGACAACTTCGGCATCGGCGGCTACGACCGTGTCATGGGCCCGAACGGCCAGGCGCAGTACTGGGCGCCGAACCTCGCCGCGGCGCGCGACGTGCTGATGTCGCATTACGACCACACCTACGTGGCACCGGACGAGTCCGGTCCGCGCAAGGCGGTCACGAACGACCCGATCGACCGGGACATCTCGTCGTTCCCGCACGCGGCCGTCGACAGCGACTTCACCACGGTCGGCCAGATCTTCTCGCGGGAGGCCAACCCGGACCGCAAGAAGCCGTTCGACATCCGCACCGTGATGCGCGCGCTGTCGGATCAGGACCACCCGGTGCTGGAGCGCTGGCCGGGTATGGCCGACGCGGAGACCGCGGCCGTGCAGGACGTGCATCTCGGCGGACGGCCGGTGTGCCTGCTCGGTATCGAGTCGCGTTCGGTGCCGCGCCGCGGCTTCCCGCCCACCGACGGCCCGGACACCTACACCGCGGGCACGCTGTTCCCGCGGTCGTCGAAGAAGGCGGCGCGGGCGATCAACGCGGCCAGCGGCAACCGGCCGCTGGTGGTGCTCGCGAACCTGTCCGGCTTCGACGGTTCGCCGGAGTCGATGCGGAAGCTTCAGCTGGAGTACGGCGCGGAGATCGGCCGGGCGATCGTCAACTTCGAGGGCCCGATCGTGTTCACCGTGATCTCGCGGTACCACGGCGGCGCGTTCGTCGTCTTCTCGAAGGCGCTGAACCCGAACATGACGGTGCTGGCGCTGGAAGGCTCGTTCGCCTCCGTGCTCGGCGGGGCGCCCGCCGCGGCGGTCGTGTTCGCCGGTGAGGTCAACGCTCGGACCGCGGCGGATCAGCGGGTGCGGTCGCTCACCGAGAAGCTCAGCGGCGCGGTGGGTGCCGAACGTGCCGCGCTGGCCGCGGAGCTGGCCGAGGTCCAGTCGTCGGTGCGGGCCGAAAAGCTGGGCGCGGTCGCGTCCGAGTTCGACGGCGTGCACAGTATCGAGCGCGCGGTGAAGGTCGGTTCGGTGGACGCGATCATCAGCGCCGCCGAGATGCGGCCGCGTATCATCGAAGCGATCGAAGCGGGCCTGGCGAAGCAGTAG